Within the Butyrivibrio sp. AE3004 genome, the region GTCATCCCTTAGAATCGTATCAAGCAGTGTCCTGCATGCTTCCTTGGTCTTTCTTGAAGTAGGGGAGTTCTTGGCAAGTGTGAAGAAATCTATGCCATATTTTGACAGTTCAACACTAAGTGCATCGATTTCATCCCTTACGGTTATTCTGCTGCTGGTCTTTGTATCCTCTGCGCTGAGAGTGGTAGCGTTTTTCGCTCTGACCTCAGTAGCGATATCGGACAGCTCTTCCTCAATGTAGTCGCCGCCCATAACGGAAGGATCAACAACAACCTCGGGCTGCCTCCTGTACTCGCTGCGTAAAAAATCAGTGAGCCTTCTGCCTATTACTACCTGCGCAAAGGATGAGAAGGATCCGCTATCAGGGTCGTAACTCATCACGGCCTCAAGGAAAGCAGACAATGCTACAGAATATTCATCATCATGCTCGGTGATGAATCTGTGTACTGTATAATATGCACATTTACGTATGAACTTATCATTGCCCTGTACCAGCTTGCTAAGAGCCTTGTTATCGGTTCTAGCGGCAAGTACCTGGGAGCTAAGCGCATCAGATGCCATCCGGTCACCTCATACCTAATAGTTTATTCGACAAATTGTTACATAATATTGGGGTTTTTAGTGAAATAAAAACCTTTTGTTGCATAGCCATTAATAATATCGGCAGTTTTTTGCATTCTATTAATTTACTTAAATGTAAAATTTATTTGATTCTGATTTTTATCGTTTTTGACCATGAAGAACAGATAATATTATTTGCTGATTTCTTGAAGCTTCTCATTCTTACATAGTATGTTTTGTTGCTTTTTAGCTTCTTTATTACAGCCTTGCTTTTTGACTTCTTATACTTTTTTGAAACTGTTTTGGAAGGCTCGAATTTTTTGCTTGTAGAATACTGAATTTCATACCCGTCAATTTTTGAGGTTTTCTTCCATCGTACTGAAATCTTATTTTTAGAGGCGGTAGCGGAAACGATTTTTGTCTTTTTAATTGAAGTGGATATTATTTCATTTGTTTTAGTTTTATTGTCTTCCTCTGTAGTAGCAGGGTCTGTGGAAGGTACTTGTTCAGAAGCAGAAGAGGGGGTGTCGGAGCTTGGAGTATCGGAAGGTTTCTGCTCAGTATAAATGGTAAATGTACCGGTTATTTTACCCTTATAATTGCCAATACCATAAACGGTGAGATTTGCCGTTCCAACATTTGTGTTGTCGGATAGTTTGCAGACATAATCAGAGTCCTCTTTAAGAGTTTCCTTGTTAAAAGTGACTATATACTCAGGAATGATGGGTTTTCCGGTATATAGTAGTTTTTCATTTTTTAAGGTCAGAGTACCTAAGCTGATGTCTGCAGCTTCAATCATGAAATATTTGGTTGCGGTACCGTCATAATTGTCGAGTCCTGTGACTGTTACATAGCCTCCTTTTGAGGATACATTTATGTTATTCTTGAAGACCATGACAAAATCTACGCCTTCGGTCAGCTTTTTTTCACCAACGGTTACGGTAACGGTTGGGGTGATCTCTTTGCCGGTGAAGGTGTAGTTTTGCGAATCCAGGTTAATTTCGTTTGATGTAATTTCTTTTTTGGTAACGGTTACAGGTAAAACGCATTTTTCACCGGTGGTTTTACGTTCAACGGCTATGCTTGTGTATCCGGTTTTTATGCCTGTAATGACTTTGTCAGTAATGGATATAATGTTGTCATCGCCAATGCTTATGGATCCGCTGATGGAATAGGACCATTTTTTATTGCATGAATAGGCACCCGCATATGAGCACTGTTCTCTTAAATATGACAGATCATAAGTATCCCCGTAGCCAATGGTGAAGGAAGATGCAGGAATAATTTCGCTCATAACTTTATTTTTTGTCATATTGAGCCTGGGACTTTTTATGCCGTTAACTGCCGGTTTTTCATCGGCTGTCCCGGCATCTTTTCTTAAAATGATGACCCAAAAAGTAGTGCCTTCTCTTGTTACATGAGAAGCACCAAGGTATTGATAATTACTGCCAAGCAGAGCAGCTTTGTTCGTAGCTCCGTTCATCCAGGCGTTAAGAACTGCTTCGGGAGTGGATTGCCCATAAGCAGTAAGCTGACTGGCATGTGAAGTATTTGTAAGGACAGTCTGCCATTTGGTTCCGTCAAGTCGTGTAGAACCATTAAAACACACAGAGAGCTCCATAGCCCTTGTCATTGCCGCATTTTCAAGCTCCTGATCATAGGACAGAGCAGAGAGACCCTCAATTTTTGCACGTTCATTATTAACAAGCTCTAATAGGGATCTTGCACCGCTTTGATCGTACGTTCCGGAAACAGGTAATGACAAAGTATCTTCTGCATGAACGGTAGATGCACTTACTAATATGAAAAGAATTGACAAGAGAACAGTTCTTAAGAATTTCGCCATAATCTCCCCTTATCTAAAAAACACTACGCAAGGATGCTAGCGGTGCGTAAATGTCGCTCTAAGTCAAATTAAGCTTATATTTTAGATTCACTCTTTATCACGTCTCCGTAATAATTATAACGATTTATAATTTAGAATTGCCTTTTTACAGAGAAATTTAAGGAAAGTTAGAAATTATTTATAGATTCCTTTTTTATTTATTAATTTGAACTTAGTCTTTGCTTAGTGTGCGGTGTTCAAGTTCTTAAGAAATAATTAATTTGGGCAAACAGGGTTGCTGTAAAAATTAAGGTATGATATAGTCTTTTCCTGTCGGCGTTCTGCTGACATAGTTTCGGAGTTTCTCCGTGACGATTCCCATTTTTTTACCTGATAAACTTTAAGAAAGGCGGTTTTGATTAATGAGACCAATTAAACAGAATAACTCGATGAAAGAGCTGCTAAAAAAGCTCAGACGTCACGATACGCTGCTTGTTACAGCAGCAGTTGTTGTAGCAACAGTTTTATGCGGAGCTTTCGTCTATGTGACAACTCCGACGATAAGTGCAGATGCTGCCAAAGAGGAAAATAAAAAAGATTCTCTTGGCGTTCAGATAAAGGCAGGAACACAGCTTAAGGAAATTGAAAATTATCTTGAAAAACTGGATAAGGTAGTCACTGAAAGCAATAATCTTGTAAACGAAATCAGAACAGTACAAACCAAGCAAAGAGAACTGGTTGAAAAGAGTATCGAAACAGACAAAAATATCACTACGGAAACAGAAAAAACTACAGAGACGGAAAACGAAAGCAACAGTAATTCAACAAAGGTCGTTGAAAAAATAAATGGCCTTGATAAAGAACTTCAGTCAATCCATTCGGAAATATCTTCCACAAACGAATTTGTAAAAAAATTAAAGGACAGTATTGATAAAGGCGGAGCCGGTAATGCTGAAAAAGATAAGGAACAATTTACTCAGATTACAAATGCACTTTATGAGATTCAGAGGAGCTGCGATAAATCCGGTTCGGATGTATCGGGCATTATAGATGAACTGAGAAATGCAAATGATAAAAGTAATGAATCAGACAAAGACATAATAAAATCGCTTGAAAATATCATGAAATCCTTTGAAAAGATAGATACAAAGGATACTCTGACAAAGATGGAATCCGAGCTTAGGGATACACAGAGTACCTATATCACTTTGCTTGGAGACCTGGAAAAGAATATAAATAGAACCTCAGAAAATGTGAAAAAAGTAAAGGAATCCGTAAGCAAGGTCGGAGAAAATGTCGGAAACGTGGAGAGTGGTGTAAAGGATGTTTATGCAGCTCAAAATGGGATAAGCAGTAAGATTGATGATGTTAGAAATGGTCAAAACGGCACTGACAGAATGATTGAAGGTGTCAGGAATTCGCAGGAAGGTACTAACAGTAAGATAGATGCTGTCAGATCTGCTCAGAATGATACTGACAGTAAAGTTGATGAATTGCGAAGCACTCAGGACCAGGTTAACAGCAAAATTGAGAGTGTAAGGTCAGCCCAGGACGGAGTAAGTTCAACTTTGAATGAACTTAAAGAGACTCAGAACGGGACAAATACCAAAATTGATGATGTCCGTGAAACTCAGAACGGAACGAATGCAAAAATAGATGAAGTCAGTGAAACTCAGAAGGGTACAAATCTCATGATCGGAGATATTCAGACAATTCAGCGCGGGACAGGAGAGAAGCTGGAACTTCTCGGAGCGGGACTTGGAAATTTCAAAAATGATTTTGCAAATATGAATAATAATGTGGGCGATGTCAGAAGTGATATTGAGGATGTCAGAAGCGATATGAACGATGTCAGAGACGATGTAAGCAAGGTGAGTGCATCTGTTGAAGAACTGCAGAGATATCTGGAATTACTTGAGGAAAGCATCGGCAGTAATAATCAAAAGATAAATAGTATAGATAGAAATATTGAAAAGGTTTTTCAGTGTTCGGACAGTTATCGCAATAAGCTTGCATCCGTACTGTTCGAAGTTAATGGCAATAATGCCGAGGGTGCAACATTTAATAACCTTATAGAAGCTGTTAAAAATGTTCCGACAAGCGGAATAAGAAATGGCAGAGTCACAAATGAATATCATACCCATACAGACGGAAATACCGAAATTGATTCAAACAAATGCGATCACGAAGGAGGTTGTTTCACAAAGCCTGTTTATCATGTGCATAAAAATGAGTGCTATACAACAAAGAATATATATGTTTATGCTCCTAAATATATTGAAACAGATGATGGAAAGGGGAATAAGATATCGGTTTGCGAAAAGTGTAAACGCAGGTACGAGGATGGGAATTCTCATACCCACCACACAGATTCCTATGAAGAGGCAAGTAGCGGTGAGATTGTGAAAATTACTGCTATTAACCCATTAATCTGTAATAAGGACGATTCTTCAATAGACTATTATGTAGCGGGCTGTGGCTATGCAAAAGGAGATATAACAAAAACAATAATCACTTATCCCGGACGATATAATGATTCCGATTATATTATGCTTATGAATAAAACGGCAAAAAGTACGGACAAAATAAGTGACAAACTACTTGATTTTGATATTGAAAGCTATGCTGCAGAGGGGGAACCTGTGGAAAATACTGCCAAAAAACAGGATAGCGTGGATAAACCGACATATTCAGATAACGCTACAGCAGACAATGCTACAACGGACAATGCAACAGCGGACAAGGGGACAACAGACAATGCTACAACAGACAAGGCTGCAACAGACAATGCTACAGCAGATAATGCTACAACAGGTAATGCTACAACAGACAATGCTGTAACAGAGAGTGCTGCAGCAGAAAAACTTCAGCCCGGCCAGGGAATTGTCGAGACAGATGAGCATCATCCGGATTTGGGAATTGCAGAAAACGAAGAAATTTGGTCCGATTCCGGCAATGCTGAAATAAAGAGGGATTCGTCTGAATCAGATAATGCCAAAACAGAGGAAAAAACTGTAAATTCCGGAAATATAGAATCAGAGGGTAAAATGTCTGATAACGGGAATATCAAAACAGAGGAAAATCAGTCAGATAATAGCAACTGCTAACAGGTCGCCTTGACATATAATCGTGGCAGGCGATAAAATATCCGTTGAACTATTTAAAAGATTTTATACATTTTATATTGCCATGACCGATGAATAATGAATTTTTTTCAGATATTAATTCATAACTGACAGGAGCTGTGGCAATAGAAATCAAAAGAACGGAGTGTGATAATTATGACAAAGATAGATATTATATCCGGATTCCTCGGAGCAGGAAAGACGACCCTTATAAAAAAGCTTCTTAAAGAAGCACTTGCAGGAACAAAGACAGTACTTATTGAAAATGAGTTCGGCGAAATAGGTATTGATGGCGGATTCTTAAAGGAATCTGGAATCGATATCAGAGAGATGAATTCCGGATGTATCTGCTGTTCACTTGTAGGTGATTTTGGTACTTCACTTAAGGAAGTTATGGATACATATTCACCTGAGAGAATCCTTATTGAGCCTTCGGGAGTAGGTAAGCTTTCAGATGTTATGCGTGCGATTCAGAATGTTGCAGACGGAGAGGATGAACTTTCAATGAACAGCGCTGTAACAGTTGTAGATGTCAGCAAGGCTAAGGTTTATATAAAGAACTTTGGTGAATTCTTCACTAATCAGATTGAAAACGCAGGAACTATTCTTCTTACAAGAACGGATAAAGCTGATGCTGCAAAGATTGAAACTGCAGTTGAGCTTATTCGTCAGCACAATCCTAAGGCTACAATTATAACTACACCTTTGGATCAGCTTGACGGAAAAGAAATCCTTGATACTTTTGAAGGTAACCATGACCTTGAAGCAGAACTCTTAAAGGAGGTTCTTGCTCAGAAAGCAGAGGAACATCACCATCATCATGACCACGGCGCAGAAAAATACACTGACGAGGAAGGTGTAACCGTATATAGAGCTCACGAGCATCACCATGATGAAGATGAGCATGATCACGATCACGAGCATGAACATGACCACGATCATGAGCATGAGCATGAACACGACCATGACCACGATTATGAGCATGAACACGAACATGAACATCATCACGACCATGATCACGAGCACGAACATCATCACGACCATGAGCATGATCATGAACACGAACACGAACATCATCACGACCACGATCATGAGCATGACCATCATCATCATGATGCAGATGATATCTTCACAAGCTGGGGAATGGAGACTCCTGCTAAATATACCAAGGACGAAATCGAGGCAATGCTCAGCAGACTTGAGGAAGAGGAAAAATTCGGTATTGTTCTTCGTGCAAAGGGTATGGTTCCCGCTGAAAACGGCGGTTGGATCGAGTTTGATTATGTTCCCGGCGAACCTGTTGTAAGAGACGGAGCTGCTGATGTTACAGGTAAGTTCTGTGTTATCGGGGCTGAACTTAACCAGGATAATCTGGAGAAGCTGTTCAGAAGAAAGCTGTAATACTGAAAAACTGGAAGGAGTCTGCCTCATGGCAGAATTATCAATGTTTGGAAGGAAAAGAGAAAAGAAAATGAAACCGGTATATGTAATAAATGGATTTCTTGATAGTGGCAAGACCGACTTTTTCAAGTACACTCTTGCACAACCCTACTTTAAAACAAAGGGACAGACTCTTCTTATTGTTTGCGAGGAAGGTGAGAATGAATATGATGAAAAATTACTCACTATGACCAATACTGTTCTTGAAACAATAGAGGAAGAGGAAGACTTTACACCGGCTACTTTGATGGCGCTGGAAGCAAAATATGATCCTGAGAGAGTGCTTATTGAGTACAACGGCATGTGGAATTTTAAAAACTTCCGTCTGCCCAAAGCCTGGAGGCTTGAACAGCAAATTACAATAATCGATGCATCAAGCTTTGAGCTTTATTTTACAAATATGAAATCACTTCTCTCGGAGCAGCTTAGAAATTCAGAACTTATTCTGTTTAACAGATGCGATGGAATAGAAGACCTTGCGACTTTTAAGAGAAATGTAAAGGCAATCAATCAGAAGGCAGACATTATTTTCGAGGATATGAACGGCGAGGTTGATGTAACACTTGATGAAGATCTTCCTTTTGATTTAAATGCAGATCCAATAGAACTCAACAATTTTGGATATGGAATGTTTTATCTTGATGCTCTTGAGCATGTGGACCGTTATGAAGGAAAAACAGTCAGATTTACTGCAATGGTTGCAAAGCCTTTTGATATGGCGGACAATGCTTTTGTTCCGGGAAGAATGGCTATGACATGCTGTGCAGAGGACATGCAGTTCCTTGGTTTTAAGTGTGAGTATGAGGATGCTCAAAAGCTCAAGGAAAAAGAATGGATAAAGGTTACGGCCAAAGTGAGAAAAGCACTTGTTCCCGAATATCAGGGAGAGGGACCGCTTCTTAGTGTAGTAGAGCTTGAGCATGTTACGGAACCTGCCAATCCGGTAATTGATTTTTCCAATCCGGAGGTCTGAATCCTTCTTTTGGATAACGCTTTTGTTTTGTGTCGTTACTTTACTTTTTTCTCAGAAAATAATAGTCTTACTGAATGCGTCCCTCGTTAAAAGAGGGGCGCATCTTACGTTATAAGGGCTAAAGCAACAAAGCGGTAGTAGATTGAAAAAGCATAGATTATGTTTTTCTTGGAGAAACGTATAGATGAGAATAAAAAAACCTCAGATATCGGTGAGAAGATATCTGAGGTATTTCTGTATAATCTTATATATAAATTACTGAATCTTGTTAACAGCCTGAGCAAGACGAGAAACTTTTCTAGAAGCAGTGTTCTTCTTGAAAACGCCCTTTGACTCAGCCTTATCAATTGCTGATGTAGCAGCAAGAAGTGCCTTAGCAGCCTCTTCCTTGTTACCAGCCTCGATTGCTGTTCTAACCTTC harbors:
- a CDS encoding sigma factor; translated protein: MASDALSSQVLAARTDNKALSKLVQGNDKFIRKCAYYTVHRFITEHDDEYSVALSAFLEAVMSYDPDSGSFSSFAQVVIGRRLTDFLRSEYRRQPEVVVDPSVMGGDYIEEELSDIATEVRAKNATTLSAEDTKTSSRITVRDEIDALSVELSKYGIDFFTLAKNSPTSRKTKEACRTLLDTILRDDDLLNRYKKNHTLPVMDLASASGISKKIIDKYRRYLIASIEILTGDYPLLSEYLKK
- a CDS encoding CAP domain-containing protein produces the protein MAKFLRTVLLSILFILVSASTVHAEDTLSLPVSGTYDQSGARSLLELVNNERAKIEGLSALSYDQELENAAMTRAMELSVCFNGSTRLDGTKWQTVLTNTSHASQLTAYGQSTPEAVLNAWMNGATNKAALLGSNYQYLGASHVTREGTTFWVIILRKDAGTADEKPAVNGIKSPRLNMTKNKVMSEIIPASSFTIGYGDTYDLSYLREQCSYAGAYSCNKKWSYSISGSISIGDDNIISITDKVITGIKTGYTSIAVERKTTGEKCVLPVTVTKKEITSNEINLDSQNYTFTGKEITPTVTVTVGEKKLTEGVDFVMVFKNNINVSSKGGYVTVTGLDNYDGTATKYFMIEAADISLGTLTLKNEKLLYTGKPIIPEYIVTFNKETLKEDSDYVCKLSDNTNVGTANLTVYGIGNYKGKITGTFTIYTEQKPSDTPSSDTPSSASEQVPSTDPATTEEDNKTKTNEIISTSIKKTKIVSATASKNKISVRWKKTSKIDGYEIQYSTSKKFEPSKTVSKKYKKSKSKAVIKKLKSNKTYYVRMRSFKKSANNIICSSWSKTIKIRIK
- a CDS encoding GTP-binding protein, with the translated sequence MTKIDIISGFLGAGKTTLIKKLLKEALAGTKTVLIENEFGEIGIDGGFLKESGIDIREMNSGCICCSLVGDFGTSLKEVMDTYSPERILIEPSGVGKLSDVMRAIQNVADGEDELSMNSAVTVVDVSKAKVYIKNFGEFFTNQIENAGTILLTRTDKADAAKIETAVELIRQHNPKATIITTPLDQLDGKEILDTFEGNHDLEAELLKEVLAQKAEEHHHHHDHGAEKYTDEEGVTVYRAHEHHHDEDEHDHDHEHEHDHDHEHEHEHDHDHDYEHEHEHEHHHDHDHEHEHHHDHEHDHEHEHEHHHDHDHEHDHHHHDADDIFTSWGMETPAKYTKDEIEAMLSRLEEEEKFGIVLRAKGMVPAENGGWIEFDYVPGEPVVRDGAADVTGKFCVIGAELNQDNLEKLFRRKL
- a CDS encoding TIGR03943 family putative permease subunit, which codes for MAELSMFGRKREKKMKPVYVINGFLDSGKTDFFKYTLAQPYFKTKGQTLLIVCEEGENEYDEKLLTMTNTVLETIEEEEDFTPATLMALEAKYDPERVLIEYNGMWNFKNFRLPKAWRLEQQITIIDASSFELYFTNMKSLLSEQLRNSELILFNRCDGIEDLATFKRNVKAINQKADIIFEDMNGEVDVTLDEDLPFDLNADPIELNNFGYGMFYLDALEHVDRYEGKTVRFTAMVAKPFDMADNAFVPGRMAMTCCAEDMQFLGFKCEYEDAQKLKEKEWIKVTAKVRKALVPEYQGEGPLLSVVELEHVTEPANPVIDFSNPEV
- the rpsT gene encoding 30S ribosomal protein S20; translation: MANIKSAKKRILTNQKKAARNQAVKSGVKTAIKKVRTAIEAGNKEEAAKALLAATSAIDKAESKGVFKKNTASRKVSRLAQAVNKIQ